The bacterium genome has a segment encoding these proteins:
- a CDS encoding DUF2092 domain-containing protein: protein MNLYSVKINPVKKILGIHILLAVLVFAQINFPPKIKEVLNKTENIFKGKKIEAKYIFSTTIGKYLDSDSKQKNYEIIEIESNLMADLNSGKFYLENGDRQISVYDGNYLWNYDKVINAYNKIPLKNTPSHFVFPLFIIDLAKAIPKIESVDMEEVSFENKNCFLIKFSGKDFANNSCTVNLWINKENYYPVQFQSLTTIGTELSEMNYKFKSLKINPEISDDKFNFKIPEGAKEIKTGK, encoded by the coding sequence ATGAACTTATATTCAGTTAAAATAAATCCTGTAAAGAAAATTTTAGGAATTCATATATTATTAGCAGTTTTGGTTTTTGCTCAAATTAACTTTCCGCCAAAAATTAAAGAAGTACTGAATAAAACTGAAAATATATTTAAAGGTAAAAAAATTGAAGCAAAGTATATTTTTTCTACAACAATAGGAAAGTATCTTGATTCTGATTCTAAACAGAAAAATTATGAAATAATTGAAATAGAATCAAATCTGATGGCTGATTTAAATTCTGGAAAGTTTTATCTTGAAAATGGAGATAGACAGATTTCTGTTTATGATGGAAATTACTTATGGAATTACGATAAAGTAATAAATGCTTACAATAAAATACCTTTAAAAAATACTCCTTCCCATTTTGTTTTTCCCTTATTTATTATAGATTTAGCAAAAGCAATTCCCAAAATTGAAAGTGTTGATATGGAAGAGGTAAGTTTTGAAAATAAAAATTGTTTTTTAATAAAATTTTCTGGAAAGGACTTTGCAAATAATTCCTGTACTGTAAATTTATGGATTAATAAAGAAAACTATTATCCTGTACAATTTCAATCATTAACAACTATAGGAACTGAATTATCCGAAATGAATTATAAGTTTAAAAGTTTGAAAATAAATCCTGAAATTTCTGATGATAAGTTTAATTTCAAAATTCCAGAAGGTGCAAAGGAGATAAAAACCGGTAAGTAA